A DNA window from Delphinus delphis chromosome 6, mDelDel1.2, whole genome shotgun sequence contains the following coding sequences:
- the LOC132426531 gene encoding large ribosomal subunit protein P1-like isoform X2: MASISELACICLALIPHDDEVTVTALAIVNIRRLICNVGAGGPAPAAGATPAGGPAPSTTAAPAEEKKVEAKKEESEEPDDDMGFGLFD; encoded by the exons ATGGCCTCCATCTCGGAGCTCGCCTGTATCTGCTTGGCCCTCATCCCGCATGACGATGAGGTGACGGTCAC GGCTTTGGCCATTGTCAACATCAGGAGGCTCATCTGCAACGTGGGGGCAGGTGGACCTGCCCCAGCAGCTGGTGCTACACCAGCAGGAGGTCCTGCCCCCTCCACCACTGCTGCCCCAGCTGAGGAGAAGAAAgtggaagcaaagaaagaagaatctgAAGAGCCTGATGATGACATGGGCTTTGGTCTTTTTGACTAA
- the LOC132426531 gene encoding large ribosomal subunit protein P1-like isoform X1 encodes MASISELACICLALIPHDDEVTVTEDKINALIKAANVNVEPFWPGLFAKALAIVNIRRLICNVGAGGPAPAAGATPAGGPAPSTTAAPAEEKKVEAKKEESEEPDDDMGFGLFD; translated from the coding sequence ATGGCCTCCATCTCGGAGCTCGCCTGTATCTGCTTGGCCCTCATCCCGCATGACGATGAGGTGACGGTCACGGAGGATAAGATCAATGCTCTCATTAAAGCAGCCAATGTAAATGTTGAACCTTTCTGGCCAGGCTTGTTTGCAAAGGCTTTGGCCATTGTCAACATCAGGAGGCTCATCTGCAACGTGGGGGCAGGTGGACCTGCCCCAGCAGCTGGTGCTACACCAGCAGGAGGTCCTGCCCCCTCCACCACTGCTGCCCCAGCTGAGGAGAAGAAAgtggaagcaaagaaagaagaatctgAAGAGCCTGATGATGACATGGGCTTTGGTCTTTTTGACTAA